TTAGACAGTGGCATTCATGTAAATATCATCAATTTTAGTGGTTATGGTTTAAGGGATTTAGGttgttgacttttttataattttcaaacaTTGATTGACTGTTTTCTAATTATCATTATCTAAATGAACTTTTTTATAATCTCCCCTTATATTAATGGCTACGGTTTCTTACGATATTTAATAGATTATTCGTCTTTTTTCTATTAGAATTTAactattcatttttttatgtatcaattttcttattataatgattaaattccaaagattaaccaagaaatatatatttttaaattatttacatCAAATAGTGTGAATTAGaataatattgatgattacCATGTATTCTCTATCGAATTTTAAgattaaaacaaaattatttaggaCGAATTATGCGTAGACAAATCTATATTTTTCTCGGatgaaatagttttattttaataaattatatatatatatataaattttgaaaCATACTTTCGTAAAtatcaaatttaattacattttgaaAGTATTATCAtgatgaaaaagaaacaattaaaaaaagaaccacaattttttataatactGTAACCTATAGTCATTGGACTAATAACACgagtatgattttttttttgaaaatatcaaaatatacaatCAAGTCATCAATATATTAAAAAGTAGAAGGTCAACATGAACATGGAACACCCACCTTGTGGGCATGAAGTTAGAACCATGTGAAACAAATTAAGCCTAACGAACTTATAACCCTAATAGTTTCAATGCCAACAACCATAGTATAATCCCCGAAAGTAACCAAGTAACCAAATGCCTAAATGCAAGACTATGCTCacttatttagaaaaaaaaaaccgaaaccaCCCTACACAGAGGGGGCATCTCAAGGATCTAGGCTAGCTAGAGAAGCCCAGCAAACAACCCCAAAGGCAAAGCCTAGAATCCAGGCCCAAAACATGAACCCTAGCACTAACAACATCCCATAGCCGTGAAGAGCTGCGACACTGCCGCCATCCACCATGAGCACCTAACCTCTCCACCATGGATTTGGCACTGACTTTCCAAGACATCAAAGACCAAGACAAAAACAGTTTCAACCAATTTTGGACTCGTCGATAGAGGAAAAATACCACCGCCATCGAAACCACGTTGACGACGTCCCCAAAATAGGGAGATAGCACCCCCATTGGCCGAACCACCACTCCATTGGCAACCGTTGTAATCAGATCGAGCCCACCAGCCATAGGGGTCGACGTCATCACCTCCCTCCATAGAGAAACGAATGAGCCACTCCTCTAAAGAGACGACCTTCGCCAGCTGAGAAGAGGGGGACAAAAAGAGAGGCAGCCTAGCCCACCTGGATGTCTAAATCTGGCCGAAGCCATCATCACTAGAACCACCCGCCACCAAGGAGAGAGACGGAAGCAAAACTAGGGTGAAGACGAGATAGAGACTCATCGCTTAATCTGAGAGATATAGAATGTAAAAAATTATGATCTCAagatttcttttatttaaaaatgataTGTTATGATTATATTAATAAGTTAAGTGACGTGATGACGTGACATGTCTTATATGATTGAGGCGCTAAATTTAATACTTCATTGAGGCACTAAAACATTTTCTACGTATTTCCATTAGAACTAAAAGTAGGGGATCAAACTCTACTCACGAAAAAAAATGAGCCACTGCAAGTGATTCATGCATGAAATTCAGTTTGTCATATAGATCTTCGTAGAGAGTTCTTTTACCAAAAAAAGAGGTTAGCTAGCTACTTGTCGAAGTTGCAGCTAGTTAGCTTCTCCTATTGGCAGTCTTGATTTTCAAGGAGAATAATTATTAATGAATGCCTCTAAACATGATTGATAATATCTTCTGATGGATGCAGTGGATCAAGATTTTATATGATCGATCTTTAAAAATTGCATCTTGTTAGAAGGTTAGCTTCTGGCAAGCATGAACATGTATAGTCGTCTATAATAAGTAAATAACactaatattttctttcatttagaGCATCTCTAACAGTTTTTGTAAAACTAAAATTATCTTTATTGTAAAAAAACAGTTCAtgtaaaccatcatctataTAGAATGAGAGAGAATCAGAGAGAATGAAAATCTCTATATTTATAGAATTCTCAAAACTTGTATAATTTGTTTATTGAAAAATCTATAAACCTTATTACTTGTCTTtacaattctctctctctctctctctctctctctctctctcttaaaaaggaaaaaccTTAATAAAGTCAAATATTAATATTCTTTACttgaaataaatatataatatttttatatatttattaaatttggCAGATTTGCATATAATTTTATCAAATAATATAGAAAAGTTGTTGGAGTTTgtgaaaattttaatataaattttGTGATTTCATCTTTTATGATAGAGAATTTTTGCATAAGTTGTTGGAGATGTTCTTATTGTATACACAATGACATTGTAATTTAGTAATTCTATGGTAACAGCTAGCTGCATACGCACGTACCATCAAATGTCCACCATGGTATCACCACACttgtttgtttgatttatCTTTTTCCTAATTTCATATACTTAGCCTATTTTGCTGGTTAATTAATTTGCAGCTATTCGGAGCTGTGTGGTATGTCCTTTCTCTTGATAGAGAGATCCGTTGTTGGGTTAGCTCATGCGAACAAGTGAACGGTTGTAGGGAATCCAAGACTGGATATTACTTCCGTTGCTCTACCTTGGCCGACTTCTCCTTAAAGGTAAACTACAATGTCAGTAAAATAAGGGAAGCATGTCCGACAAATCCAGCAGATCCGACAttgtttgattttggaatataTCTTTACGGCATTCAGACTCGTATTACAAGGTCGACAAATCTTCCACTCAAATGTTGGCAATCTTTTTGGTGGAGCTTACGCAATTTGAGGTTAGCTTATGTTTTAAACGGAATATATAACTAGATGGTAACAATGATAACATACTAGtggtaattatatatttatattatggTATATAGTATGCGCTCAAACATGTATATTAATAGTAATTTGAGTCATATAAACGATTTTAGGTGCAGTTTTGATCTTATTgaatataaatttaattatgtagaaaaattagagaataaaaattgatatggaaattaataaatatGTCAATCTGttatttattgaattgaataaaatctataaattatatatatttatacacctATTGTCCTTAATTGTCATCAAGGTCGGACCTGAGATTTGAAGACCTAAGGCGGCATTATAAAATTGTGTCCTCTAATATTTTggttcaaaaacaaaattcaataAATAAACACCACTTgcaaacatacaaataaaTAGTAAAATCTGTATTATATGATATTATCATAAGATATAACTACAATTTCCATATTCTAAAATAATTTACTCATATCCTCATAACACATGAAAGTGTTCATAGTGAATGATaccaatgaaaacaaaaaaaaaaaacaaaagaagtcAAATCTATAGGTTCTTCGGATAATAATTctctatatattaatatatgatGGTCTAGAAATCAGCAATTGGTATAATAATCGCCGAATTTCTTATTGAATGACTGAGAGAATTGTAGGTTCTTTAGTTAATAAACTCtctaaatacaaatatatatatatatatatatatgtgtgtgtgtgggtaaaaaaaaaattgggtcaAAATTTGGGGCTGTTGTTCGAGTCTCATCTCAGGTTCGGGTCTAATTGTTATTATGTTAagagatatatatgtaattcaataattgaaaATACATAGAGCGCAATTGAGAATATTTTGAGGTCTCAATAGTAAGAGCCATAATAATAGGCTAAAAACAACATTCAAAGTTAACATCTACTATATATCTTTAAATGATCAACTAACTAAAATTAGCGACACAGCTACATCATTGGAACCAGTGGTCCGGTGGGTTCCGAAACACACTTGGGGTTTCACATATTCAATATTAGTATTACGTACCAAGCTGGTACGTAGCTTGGTGTAGTGGCCATGCACGTATGTGTTATGCATGTCAATCTATAGTATAACTATACGTACATATAATGAAGATATCAACTATACTCTGGATCAATCAATAACTTCTCGAATTGCTGGCTTAGGTCCATCAATTATTGTtagaatatatattgtttgtgTGTGGGTTATCTGACCAATTGGTTCGCTATTTCATGTTTTGCAGTTCTTTTGGATCAAACCTTCAAACTAGTTTCAATGCTGTGGAAATTAGCTTTTCCGTTTTAATATCTCTATGTGGCATGTCGCTGTTCTTAGTATATCTCAATACAATTGCATCAAGAAACCAGGTTAGTGTCGATGGCTCAATGTCTGAAGGAGAATATCTAGCACGTCttgggatgatgatgatgataataataatattttgaatgtaaaaaatattaatatggTAATGAAGGAACCAAATCTGTTAAACTAACAGTTTATTTTTATACTAATCATATTAAGTATGATATATAGTTTTTGTGACCAATGATATTTTAGGTATTTTAAATTGTGCAATTAGTAGAATTGTATAATACAAATTTTAATACGTGGTGTATTGAGAACTTCGGGGTATTTAAAATTATCGAAAAGCAAGTCATATTAAGAAAATCTATAGATGTTATaccccttttttttctttttctttttttgagaaaGATGTTAATATCGAAGAAACTCCTTAATTATTTGAGAATGGAtgttaatatttatttattttgatatcTAATGAACTTGATCAATCTACTTGAAAACTATGGGTTAAACGTGCATGCAGTCGTCACGAAGGAGGCAAGAAGCTGAGCGTCAAGCTGAGGTTAAAGCTAAGCATGAAGCTCGGGTTGAAGCTCAACAGAAGATGATTTTGATGACTCCATACGTAGATATGTGGTTAAAAAGAAACAGCCTTTCTGATTTTCAGTGTTTCAAGGAGATGATCACACGAGCCTTGGAGAAGCATCTCGTTGAAAAGAAAGATGTGAACATGAACAATTTCTTGTCTATACTTCCTGCGCTACACAAAAGAACCATACAGTTGGCCATTCTAACGAAAGTAAGTATCATGGAGGGTTCTTACACTAACATAGCTCTTATAtctgtcaaaaaaaaaatcacaacacATGATCTTATATGGAGGGTTCTTACACTTACATATCTCTTAAATTAGTCACACATGCATAAACCAATCTTTCAGTTTTTACATGCAGTAAGGTCTCTATGAGTagatatataaaattttaagccAGTTTGAAAATTGCTAAGGTATCAGATTAGATCGAATCTGTTAACAATTTACTCACGAAGACTTTTGTAACTTTTGTAGGTACCAGTGTTTACAAGTATTAGTCAAGAAATACTTAAAGCACTATCTGAGCATCTTGAGCTAGTGATCTATGCTGAGGGCTCCTGTATAGTTCAACAAGGGGAGCCACTTGAAATGTTGTTTTTCATTACGCAAGGGATCGCATGGACATATACAACTAGTTCTTGTACCAATATTGATGAAAGTGCAAGTGGCGGTTCCCTAAAGATTACATGCCTTGAGAAAGGTGATATCTATGGAGGGGAACTACTGAGCTGGGCAAAGTTCAAGtcattttctgattttccC
This is a stretch of genomic DNA from Argentina anserina chromosome 4, drPotAnse1.1, whole genome shotgun sequence. It encodes these proteins:
- the LOC126791697 gene encoding cyclic nucleotide-gated ion channel 1-like isoform X2 → MRVSDESGLALHEIDIPDEVVSSKNDGGHGSPKTSWRTNFLNCLRILLQPTRLTREWKYTFMISCSFALLLDPLYCYIPVINDDDSNMCYSLNPKLVATFLALRSAVDLFYAMDAIKHLRRFCNRKNSSDSQHSSTKQMLFLLLESIFLAIPIPQAIIITGKYSSVGSSIPLLFFYVIQFTLRGHATYMLIKDLEAKSETGGWIRPIRYVLEILPFIITSHLFGAVWYVLSLDREIRCWVSSCEQVNGCRESKTGYYFRCSTLADFSLKVNYNVSKIREACPTNPADPTLFDFGIYLYGIQTRITRSTNLPLKCWQSFWWSLRNLSSFGSNLQTSFNAVEISFSVLISLCGMSLFLVYLNTIASRNQSSRRRQEAERQAEVKAKHEARVEAQQKMILMTPYVDMWLKRNSLSDFQCFKEMITRALEKHLVEKKDVNMNNFLSILPALHKRTIQLAILTKVPVFTSISQEILKALSEHLELVIYAEGSCIVQQGEPLEMLFFITQGIAWTYTTSSCTNIDESASGGSLKITCLEKGDIYGGELLSWAKFKSFSDFPISTKTLKCQTKLEVFGIRANYLKSVFSKFWWHHRKEHPDSEHVQHLAALSLQSKWRQCSTRVLMPASNN
- the LOC126791697 gene encoding cyclic nucleotide-gated ion channel 1-like isoform X1 is translated as MRVSDESGRLALHEIDIPDEVVSSKNDGGHGSPKTSWRTNFLNCLRILLQPTRLTREWKYTFMISCSFALLLDPLYCYIPVINDDDSNMCYSLNPKLVATFLALRSAVDLFYAMDAIKHLRRFCNRKNSSDSQHSSTKQMLFLLLESIFLAIPIPQAIIITGKYSSVGSSIPLLFFYVIQFTLRGHATYMLIKDLEAKSETGGWIRPIRYVLEILPFIITSHLFGAVWYVLSLDREIRCWVSSCEQVNGCRESKTGYYFRCSTLADFSLKVNYNVSKIREACPTNPADPTLFDFGIYLYGIQTRITRSTNLPLKCWQSFWWSLRNLSSFGSNLQTSFNAVEISFSVLISLCGMSLFLVYLNTIASRNQSSRRRQEAERQAEVKAKHEARVEAQQKMILMTPYVDMWLKRNSLSDFQCFKEMITRALEKHLVEKKDVNMNNFLSILPALHKRTIQLAILTKVPVFTSISQEILKALSEHLELVIYAEGSCIVQQGEPLEMLFFITQGIAWTYTTSSCTNIDESASGGSLKITCLEKGDIYGGELLSWAKFKSFSDFPISTKTLKCQTKLEVFGIRANYLKSVFSKFWWHHRKEHPDSEHVQHLAALSLQSKWRQCSTRVLMPASNN